TGATATGAAAGATTCACCTATTACGAAAGAATTAATAAAAGAAGGAATAGAAGTATTCTTTCCTCAACGTGCAAAAAATATTCACAATCCTGATATTGTAATTTATTCTGCTGCTGTAAGTGATGAAAATCCTGAATTAATTGAATCAAGAATTAGACAAATTAGAACACTCTCAAGAAAAGAAGCCCTTCCTTTAATATTGGGGGATAAAAAGAACTATTGTGTTGCGGGAGCTCACGGTAAATCAACTACAACAGCTATCTTATCTTCTATTTTAAATTCTTCTGCTCTTATAGGAGCCATTTCGAAAGATTTTGGTTCAAACTTTAGATATGTGGATGATTTGGTTGTTTTTGAAGCAGATGAAAGCGATGCCAGTTTTTTATTATCAAATCCTTACTGTTCAATCGTAACCAATGCTGAACCTGAGCATATGGAATATTATAACTATGATTATGATAAATTTTTTGATTCTTATAAAAAATTTATTTCTTTAGGAAAAATAAAAGTTTTAAATGCAGAAGATGAATATATTAAAGCCTTAGAAATAAAAGATGCAACAAACTTATACCCAAGTATTGATATTAAAAATATTTCTTATATTTTAAAAGAAGATGAACCGTATACAAAATTTGAATTAAAAGAGTATGGTTATTTTGAAGTTTGGGGTTTTGGATATCATATTGCTATTGATACTTCACTTGCTATTATGGCTGCGCTTAATGAAATTGATGTAGAAACAATAAGAGAAAATCTTAAAAGTTACAAAGGCATTAAAAAACGTTTTGATGTATTACAAAAATGTGAACACTTTGTTTTAATTGATGATTATGCTCACCATCCTACAGAAATTGAAGCGACTATGAAATCAGTTGAATTATACGATAATTTAAAAAACCTTAATAAAAGAGTCGTTATTTGGCAACCTCATAAATATTCAAGAACCTATGATAACTTAGAAGGTTTTAAAAAATGTTTTAAACGTTGTGATGAATTAATTATTCTTCCTATTTGGACAATTCCTGGGGAGCAAATAATTGATATTGATTTTGAAAAAGAATTTGCTGCTTATAATCCTATTTTTGCGGATAAAGTTCTTGCCAAAGATTGTAGCTTAGAAATAATCAAAGATGGTAAAACAATCAAATCTTATGAAGAAGGTTTAGTTATTGGCGTAGGTGCTGGTGATATTACTTACCAATTAAGACATTCTTCTTAAGCGTTTGAGCTTTTTTTCTCGTAAGCCTTTCATTAAATAAATTTTTGTATTATAATTATTTAATAGTTAACTCATGTTTGCTATTTTATATTTGAAATAAGTATTTCTAAAAATACTTATTTATTAAGGATTATCATGAATTTTTTAGATGAATTTATTAAAAAAGAATCTTCGGCAGGAATTTTATTAATATTTGTAACTATTTTTGCTTTGATTCTAAAGAACACAGATTTTTCATCCTTATACGATGCTTTTTTACATACCCCTGTTGAAATAAAGTTTGGTGCTTTGCAAATCGCTAAACCGCTTATTTTATGGATCAATGATGGCCTTATGGCTATTTTCTTTTTTTTAATTGGTTTAGAAGTTAAAAGAGAAGTATTAGAAGGTCATTTATCTACTCTTAAACAAGTAGCGCTTCCTGCATTTGCTGCTGTTGGAGGTATGTTGGTACCTGCTTTAGTATATGTGTATTTTAATATTGGAGATGATGTTGCTATGAGAGGATGGGCAATTCCAACGGCTACTGATATCGCTTTTGCTTTAGGAATACTTGCAATGCTTGGAAAAAGAGTGCCATTAAGTTTAAAAATATTTTTAATGGCACTGGCTATTCTTGATGACTTGGGCGCTATAATTATTATTGCTTTATTTTATACGGCAGATTTATCAACCTTATCTATTATTGTTGCAGCTGTATGTATTGTTGTATTAATTATAATGAATAAATTAAATGTAATTAAACCAGCTGCATTTATTATTATTGGTGTAATTTTATGGATATCTGTACTAAAATCAGGAGTACATGCTACTTTAGCAGGTGTGGCTTTAGCATTTACTATTCCTATAGTCTCAAGAAAAGAAAATGGTGAACATTTTTCAATGTTAAAAGATATGGAGCATAGTTTACATTACTGGGTTGCATTTTTTATTCTTCCTTTATTTGCTTTTGTTAACGCAGGAATTGATTTACGAGGTATTTCTTTTGAACAAGTATTAAACCCTGTTCCTTTAGGAATTATGTTGGGATTATTTTTTGGAAAACAAATTGGTGTATTTGTATTCTCCTATATAGCAATTAAGCTAAAATGGGCTTCTTTACCAGAGGGAGCTAATTTTAAACAGCTGTATGCGGTTGCTGTATTAACAGGAATTGGTTTTACCATGAGTTTATTTGTAAACTCACTTGCTTTTCCAGATGATACTATGTTTGCATATACTGATAAATTAGCTGTTTTAATTGGTTCGTTTGCATCCGGAATATTAGGATATTTTTTACTTAGATTTTTTACAAATAAACAAGCTTAGGCTTGTTTATTTCGGATAAATAATGCCATTTTTACTGTAGATTTTACCTTCAAGTTCATATTCATATATTTTATTCCCAAATTTCTCAAGTGCTAGTTGCATGTTTATCCCATATTTGCAAAATAAAAGAATTTCATCCTTATTTTCTTCTTCTATTTTATATCTATTAACGAAGTCATCAATATCATAAATTACTTCTGCTTTATTTTGTATAATCAAATCTTGTGTTCCTAAACTTTCTCCAATTCGGTGGGCTAAAACAAAGACTTTTTTATTTTGTTTTTGTGCAAACTCGAAAGAGCGTAAACTGCCTGAGTTTAATTCAGCTTGTGTAATAATTAATACTTCTCCCAGCGCAACAACCCATTCATTTCTTTGCACAAAAGTATAGGCTCTTGCTTTTTCATCTTTAGGATAAGCAGATAAACACAAACCTTTTTTTTCTATATGTTTAATCAAAGAAGAATTTACACTTGGATATCTAATATTCAAAGCATTTGCCATAACAGCAATGGTATTAAAATCATAGGTGGCATTATGCGCAAGACTATCAACTCCCATAGCAGCTCCTGAAACAATTGTAATACCTCTTTGAGATAGTTTTGAGCTTAATTCATAAGTTAAGGCTTGTGTGTAAGAAGATGGCCTTCTTGAACCTACTATAGATATTTTTCTGTTTTTAAGTAAAGCTGTGTTTCCAATATAATAAATAGGAGAGGGGTATTTTTTAAGGACAGAGAATTCTTTTATATCTTGAGTTAAATGTTTCATGGGATAACTTTTAATATTATTATATCAAGAAAGTTATAAATTAGTAAAGGTTTTTTTATCTTTATAGAGGAATAATTATTTTAAACAGAACTCCTTTTTCACATGGCTCACATGTAATGTTCCCATTTAAACCTTTTTTTACTATATTGTAAATGATATTTAATCCAAGTCCTGAGCCGCCTTCTTTTCTATTGGTAGTAAAAAAAGGATCAAAAACCTTTTGGAAATTTTCTTTAGGAATTCCTTTTCCATTATCGTGGTAAAGTATCTGCACATAGGTTTCTTTTAAGGTAATTGCAAAATGAATCTTTCCTTTTTCATGTTCTTTAAAACCATGTCTAATTGAGTTGGTTATAAGGTTTGACATAATATGGGAAAATGCTCCAGGATAAGAATTAATTACAATATTGTCGGGACAATCAATGCTTAGAGATATAGACGTTTGTGCAACAATACTGTTAATACTAATAAGAACTTCGTCACAGTACTCTTTTAAATTAAATTCTCTTCTTTCATCTTCATTTTGATCGGCTTCGATTTGTTTGAAACTTCTAATAAGTTTGGCTGTTTTATTAAGATTTACTTCAATAAGAGTTGATAACTCCTTAGATGTTTTTAAATATTCTTCAAAGTCCTCTTTTGACATCAAATCCTTGTTATAGGATATTGAGATTTGATCGCAAAGATCACGTAAATGTGTTATGGCTGTTAGTCCAACACCTACAGGAGTATTTATTTCATGTGCAACACCTGATACTAATACTTTTAAACTTGCCATTTTTTCTGCTTCAACTAATCTGTCTTGTGTTTTTTTCAAGTTATTTATTGTTTCTTCCAATTCATTATTAGAATCTTCTAGTTCAAGGTTTTTATTTTCTATGGTATTAAGCATCTCATTAAACTCTATACTTAAAATTCCAATTTCATCTTTTCTATTTGTATTGGGAGCTCTTTTTGAATAATCACCTTTTGATACGTTTATTATTAATTTTGATAAAACACTAATAGGTTGTAATAGATTTCTAAAAAACAATAAACTGTAAGCTAAACTAAGAAGTAATACTATAAAAGCAATTTTTAAAATATACTCAATAACTTCATTTGCTGAAGCTTTAAACTCATCTATATATACAGATGATCCAATATACCAATCCAGTTCAGGTATATATTCAACCCAAGATTTTTTGTCATAAATATATTGATTTTTATCTTCGGGTTTATCCCATTTATAGGCATAAACATTTTCTTTTTTTGTAGAAGCATTTACCAATTCATCGTAAATATTATAGCCAGAAGGTGTTTTTAATTTATAAAAATTTTCATTACCATGAAGATTTGAATTGGGGTGAATAAGCATTTTCCCTGCTTTATTAAAAATATATAAATAACCTGTTTTCCCAAGTTTGGTTTTGACAATAATTTCACGTAACTGCTCCATCATGGCAGCTTTTTTTATTTTTAACTCTTTTTGTACTTCATCAATATAAAAACCCGTGGATATAATAATTTCCCATTTTGGAAAATCTTTTGAATAGGTAAATTTTTTTAAGGGATTTTCATAGTGTTTATCTTTTGACCAGTAGTATGAAGTAAAACTATCCCCATATTTTCTAGTTTGTTCAACAATTAAAGGAATAATTAAATTGGCATCTTTATCAAGTATATTCGTAAAATCCCTTCCTTGATAATAGGGATGGGAAACCATGACATTTTTGTAGTTAGAAATAAAAAAATAACTATTATCCCCATAACGCATTTTTGAAATCAGTGTAAAAACTTCTTTTTGTAAACGTAGTTTAAGTACATCATAATATTCTCCTGTCATTATCATCCAATTATAGGGTTTAAATATAAAAGAATATGCAATTTTTTTCTCATTTTTTAGTGATTTTGGATTAGGCCATTCATAATTCAGTATTCCTTTTCCTGTATCTTTTGCTTGTTTAATTAATGACTGAATAATAAATGTTCCTTTGGGGGTTCTTTGGTTTTGATTTTTTTTATTATTAAATTTTGTAAGAATGGGGTGTGAAATTATATTTCCTTCTAAATCAGTAAGAACAAAATAACCTGTTCCTTCACTGTATCTATAAATATTAATATAATTGATGAGTGCTTTTTTTAATTCTTCCTCACTCATTATATTTTTATTTTTTAGGTAAAATCTTTGCAAGTTTTCATTAAACTCAAGCGCTTTTTTTTCCAATGAGTTTGCAATGTTTTTTTCTTTTGATTGCTCATATTTATTTTCTACTAAAGAATAGATGGTTTCTGTTAAGAGTTTCAATTCATTTTTATGCTGTGTATATGTCCGTTGTTCAAAATCTAATAAATTTTTTTGCACGTTCTTAACTAATAGAACTACTTTGTTGAGTGTTTCTTTTGCATGCGATTCTTCTAAGTTTTGGAAACTGTCTTCAACTTTTGGAATAGCAAAAAAATAAATGGCTAAAGTAAAAATAATAATCATATTACAAACAATAAACATAGCTTTTATGAATAGTTTTGATTTAAACATAATTAGATTTTTCTCCTATAATAAAAGTTTACTTCCTATTTTAGGATAAATTATATAATAAATTTATGCAAGTAAATAATTAATGTTTATATCTAAACATAATTAAATAGTGTGTTTTTTTGGTTTAATATTTATTTGATGGTATTTTTAATTATTTTAGAAAAAAAATTATTTTCTAAATATATTGTCAGTTAAAATATTTTAAATAGAAATTAAATATCTAGTTTCCCATCTTAATGTTAAAAAATATTAAATATTTTTTAAATTATTTAATATAATAGAAAAAACAAATATAGGGATAGAATAGCAGGTAAAATAATGAAAATAACTTATAAATAACTTTATCTCTGTATTCTTTCATGAGTATTAATTCTAGAAGCTAAGATTATTTTATTATTAAAGAAGGGATAAAAGCTTTAGATATATAATATTGCAATTAAAATGAAAGCTTGATAGAGGCTTAGTGTTAAAATAAAATCATTTTTTAAGGGATTCATTTAAATAAACAAGCTCTATATCTTTAAATAAGTGTTCTGATTCTTTGAGTACTTTTATCGTAATTGGATAAGGATGGCCAATAGCAATAGCCGAACCCTTTCTTTTAGCTATGTTAATTGCTTTTTTTAATTGATTTTGAATGTAAGAAAAGTTTTGTTCATTGTCTAAAAAGATGTTTCTAGCAATAAAGGGCATTTGGTATTTAAGTGAGTATTTTTTAGCCAAACTCTTAGAGGTAGTTCTACTATCAACAAAAATAAAATGATGTTTTTTCAAAGCTTTGTATAACTTATCCATAGCCACATCATTTGCAGTAAATTGACTTCCTGTATGATTGTTAATATATAAACCTTTGGGATACCATTGCCGTATTTTTTGAATATAGTTTTCTATGGTTTCATAAGAATCATTCATATTTAAGGTATCTTTTTCTTGAAATTTAAAAGTACTTTTTGCTTCTAAAGGAATATGAATCATAAAAAAATCTAAAGGTTTTGCAATAAGGGCTGAATTCGCATGTGCAGCTGTTGGAGGTAAAAAACTCATTGTTATATGGTGATTTAATGCCAAAATATCTTTAACTTGAAAAGAAGAAGATACATCATCAATTATAATCACTAATTGAGGTTTTTCCTTTTTTATTAAATTTTCTTTTTTTATTACTGTAAGGTAATCTTTTTCTTCAATTGTAACAAAACCTGTTGTTTGATTGTTTTTGAGTTTTTCTTTTATTTCTTTTATTATATTATTATCAGAAATTTCTTCCGTATTTAGAATAGTATTTAATTGTAATTGCTGCTGGTATTTTTCTAATCGTTCTTGTCTATATTGTTCCAGTTCTTTTTTATCTTGTAATTGAGTATTTATATGTTTTGTATTGCTATTTGTTTGTGTAGTTATATTTGTTTTTTGTAATAAAATAGTATATGCAATGATGCTTGCTGTAATTGAAATAAAAACCATTAATAAAATTAAATTAAGTATTTTTATTTTTTTCTTAGTAGGTTTTCTTTTCTTTTTTGAGTATTTTCTTTTAGGCATGAAGCTATAAAAAGTAAGGGAAGACCCTTACTTTCTAGTTTTTATCCATATCAACAATTTTATTTGCTTTAATCCATGGCATCATTTCTCTTAAATCAGCACCCGTTCTCTCAATTAAAGAAGCTTTTGCGTTTGCACGTTCAGCATTCATTCTTGGGTATCCAGATTGACCTTCTAAGATGAAGTCTTTTGCAAATCGACCATCTTGAATTTCATCTAAAATTTCTCTCATAGCTGCTTTAGATTCTGCATTAATAACTCTTTTACCAGATACATAATCTCCATACTCAGCAGTATTAGAAATTGAATATCTCATATCAGCGATTCCACCTTCAAACATTAAATCAACAATTAATTTAACTTCATGTAAACACTCAAAATATGCTAATTCAGGAGCATATCCAGCATCTGTTAATGTTTCAAAACCAGCTTGAATAAGAGATACCATTCCGCCACATAATACAGCTTGTTCTCCGAATAAATCTGTTTCTGTTTCATCTTTAAAAGAAGTTTCAATAATTGCAGTTCTTCCACCACCAATAGCACAAGCATAAGATAATGCAATAGCTTTAGTATCTCCTGTAGGATCTTGTTCAATTGCAATTAAATCTGGAATTCCTCCACCTTTAACAAATTCAGATCTTACAGTATGACCTGGAGCTTTAGGAGCAATCATCATTACATTGATATTTGCTTTAGGAGCTACTCTTCCATAATGAATATTAAAACCATGACCAAATGCTACATAAGCACCATCTTTAAGATTTTGCTCAATTTCATTTGTATAAATGTCTGCTTGATTTTCATCTGGTAATAAAATCATAACAACATCAGCAACAGCAGTAGCTTCTGCTACAGTTTTAACATCAAAACCTTTAGCTTGTGCTTTAGCCCAAGAAGCTCCACTTTTTCTTAATCCAACAACAACTTCAACTCCAGAATCTCTTAAGTTTTCTGCGTGTGCGTGTCCTTGTGATCCAAAACCAATCATTGCAACTTTTTTTGCTTTGATTAGCTCAATATTACAATCCTTGTCATAAAAAACATTTAATTTCATGTATATCCCTCTACTTTTTAAATTTGCGCTATTTTATCAAATAAAAGCTAATTTATGGGTTAAGAAAAAATAAAAGTCCTTTTAATGGGCTTTTACATATAGATAGACTTAATATATAATAAAATATGAGCTGTGTTTTTATTTGTTTTTAGCTAGTATTCATCTAACTAAAGAAGGATACTCATGCTAAAAGCACTGTTTACAAAAATTCTAAATCAAGAAAAAACTTTTTCAAAAGAAGAGAAAATAATAATTGAAAAATATCTTAGCAGTGAAATACTTCTAAAAAAAGAAGATCATTTTGTAATGAACTCTAAATACAGAATTGGGGTATTAAAAGTAGATAAAAATTTTGCACTTTTGCAAGATCTGCAAAGTGATTTAAAAAATATTAAATTAGATATTACTAAATTAAATGGTGCTTATGACCAAGATTTGGTTTTAGTAAAACGTATCTTTAATCCCAGAAATAAATTCAAAGCAAGTATTATTGAAGTTCTAAGTAAAAATGAAAATGATATTTTAGTTTATGTGAATGATAATAAACTAATAAGTATAAAAGAACAAATTCTTTTATCTCATAAAAATATACAAAAAGTATGCAAAGCCTATAAAAATTTTGATGTTTTATTATTGGATTCAAAAACCTTTGATGTTAAAAAACATTTAGGAAATATCAAAGACGCAAAAATTGATGAAACATTGTCTTTATATATATACAAACAAATTCACAGAGCCAATTTTGAACTTGAGGTTAATGTTGAAATGAAAGACGATGAAAAAAGAAAAGATTTAACTTCTCTTGCTTTTTGTACTATTGATCCTAGCAGTGCAAAAGATCACGATGATGCTATATTTTATGATAAAGATAAGAATATTTTGTATGTTGCTATTGCTGATGTGTCTTATTTTGTTAAAGAAGGAAGTGTAATAGACAAAGCGGCTTCAAAAAAAGCGGTTTCTATGTATTTGCCTAATAAAGTTTTACCTATGTTACCTTTTGCTTTATCTGAGGAGTTATGTTCTTTAGTTGAGGGTGTTAATCGTTATGCTTATGTATTTAAAATATTTTTGGATAATAATTATGCTGTTACCAAATCGGAAGTTTTTGAAGCCATTATTAAATCTCAAAAGAAATTTGCTTATGAAGATATAGATGCATTTTTAGAAGGAAAAAACAGAAGTAACAATGAGTGTGAAAAGAATATTCTGTCTTACATTACCCCTTTATATGAACTTACTAAAATCATCAGGGAGCGAAGATTAAAAAAGGGTTATGATTTTAGAACCGTTGAAAACAGACTTAAACTAAATGATAAACAAGAATTAGAACAAATTATTACAGAAGAATCAACCGCTTCTCATCAGTTGGTTGAAGAATGCATGTTGTTAGCAAATATTGAAGCCAGTAAAAAAGTAGCTAATATTGCAATTTATAGAATACATGAAGAACCCTCTTTTAAAGATATATCAAAATTAATTGATGATGTAAATATTTTGGGGATAAAAGCAAAAATGGGTTCTTCTGTTCATGATACGATTCTAAAAATTCAAAAACTTGCTTATGACTCAAGTATACGTGCAGATGTAGATGAGTTAATTATTCAAGCTCAAACACAAGCAAAATATTCATCAAAAAACCTAGGGCATTTTGGTTTGGGTTTTTTATCTTATTCTCACTTTACATCTCCTATTAGAAGGTACTCTGATTTGGTTTTACACAGAATGTTAAAAACCAAACAAGTTCCTGCTAATATTGATGATATATGTGATTATATTTCCAATGAAGAGCGTTTGGTTGATGTAGTTGTTTGGAACTTAGAAGCACGAAAATACGCAAGATGGGCTAATAAAAACATAGGACGTGAATGCAAAGCAGTTATTGTAAATGAAGATAAATGTTTGGCTAAATTATCCAATGATATGCCAGGCCTTAGAGTATCTTTGGATAATTATAAAGGGGCAAAACTTTTTTCAAAAATAAAAGTTATTATAAAAGAGGTAGATTTAGTAAGTACAAAAATAATTGCTTCCATTAAATACTAAGCTTTTAGATTATTTTTGCTTTGCTTAATTTTATTTAGGATACCATTACTGCATGTATAAAAACGAATTTGATAATCTTTTACGGCAAAATAAAACGTTTAATGCTTATATGTTTTATGGGCAATCTTCTTATA
The Campylobacteraceae bacterium genome window above contains:
- a CDS encoding UDP-N-acetylmuramate--L-alanine ligase: MKIHFIGIGGIGLSALARFLHHNGHSVCGSDMKDSPITKELIKEGIEVFFPQRAKNIHNPDIVIYSAAVSDENPELIESRIRQIRTLSRKEALPLILGDKKNYCVAGAHGKSTTTAILSSILNSSALIGAISKDFGSNFRYVDDLVVFEADESDASFLLSNPYCSIVTNAEPEHMEYYNYDYDKFFDSYKKFISLGKIKVLNAEDEYIKALEIKDATNLYPSIDIKNISYILKEDEPYTKFELKEYGYFEVWGFGYHIAIDTSLAIMAALNEIDVETIRENLKSYKGIKKRFDVLQKCEHFVLIDDYAHHPTEIEATMKSVELYDNLKNLNKRVVIWQPHKYSRTYDNLEGFKKCFKRCDELIILPIWTIPGEQIIDIDFEKEFAAYNPIFADKVLAKDCSLEIIKDGKTIKSYEEGLVIGVGAGDITYQLRHSS
- a CDS encoding cache domain-containing protein; its protein translation is MFKSKLFIKAMFIVCNMIIIFTLAIYFFAIPKVEDSFQNLEESHAKETLNKVVLLVKNVQKNLLDFEQRTYTQHKNELKLLTETIYSLVENKYEQSKEKNIANSLEKKALEFNENLQRFYLKNKNIMSEEELKKALINYINIYRYSEGTGYFVLTDLEGNIISHPILTKFNNKKNQNQRTPKGTFIIQSLIKQAKDTGKGILNYEWPNPKSLKNEKKIAYSFIFKPYNWMIMTGEYYDVLKLRLQKEVFTLISKMRYGDNSYFFISNYKNVMVSHPYYQGRDFTNILDKDANLIIPLIVEQTRKYGDSFTSYYWSKDKHYENPLKKFTYSKDFPKWEIIISTGFYIDEVQKELKIKKAAMMEQLREIIVKTKLGKTGYLYIFNKAGKMLIHPNSNLHGNENFYKLKTPSGYNIYDELVNASTKKENVYAYKWDKPEDKNQYIYDKKSWVEYIPELDWYIGSSVYIDEFKASANEVIEYILKIAFIVLLLSLAYSLLFFRNLLQPISVLSKLIINVSKGDYSKRAPNTNRKDEIGILSIEFNEMLNTIENKNLELEDSNNELEETINNLKKTQDRLVEAEKMASLKVLVSGVAHEINTPVGVGLTAITHLRDLCDQISISYNKDLMSKEDFEEYLKTSKELSTLIEVNLNKTAKLIRSFKQIEADQNEDERREFNLKEYCDEVLISINSIVAQTSISLSIDCPDNIVINSYPGAFSHIMSNLITNSIRHGFKEHEKGKIHFAITLKETYVQILYHDNGKGIPKENFQKVFDPFFTTNRKEGGSGLGLNIIYNIVKKGLNGNITCEPCEKGVLFKIIIPL
- the ilvC gene encoding ketol-acid reductoisomerase; its protein translation is MKLNVFYDKDCNIELIKAKKVAMIGFGSQGHAHAENLRDSGVEVVVGLRKSGASWAKAQAKGFDVKTVAEATAVADVVMILLPDENQADIYTNEIEQNLKDGAYVAFGHGFNIHYGRVAPKANINVMMIAPKAPGHTVRSEFVKGGGIPDLIAIEQDPTGDTKAIALSYACAIGGGRTAIIETSFKDETETDLFGEQAVLCGGMVSLIQAGFETLTDAGYAPELAYFECLHEVKLIVDLMFEGGIADMRYSISNTAEYGDYVSGKRVINAESKAAMREILDEIQDGRFAKDFILEGQSGYPRMNAERANAKASLIERTGADLREMMPWIKANKIVDMDKN
- the nhaA gene encoding Na+/H+ antiporter NhaA gives rise to the protein MNFLDEFIKKESSAGILLIFVTIFALILKNTDFSSLYDAFLHTPVEIKFGALQIAKPLILWINDGLMAIFFFLIGLEVKREVLEGHLSTLKQVALPAFAAVGGMLVPALVYVYFNIGDDVAMRGWAIPTATDIAFALGILAMLGKRVPLSLKIFLMALAILDDLGAIIIIALFYTADLSTLSIIVAAVCIVVLIIMNKLNVIKPAAFIIIGVILWISVLKSGVHATLAGVALAFTIPIVSRKENGEHFSMLKDMEHSLHYWVAFFILPLFAFVNAGIDLRGISFEQVLNPVPLGIMLGLFFGKQIGVFVFSYIAIKLKWASLPEGANFKQLYAVAVLTGIGFTMSLFVNSLAFPDDTMFAYTDKLAVLIGSFASGILGYFLLRFFTNKQA
- a CDS encoding VacB/RNase II family 3'-5' exoribonuclease, with protein sequence MLKALFTKILNQEKTFSKEEKIIIEKYLSSEILLKKEDHFVMNSKYRIGVLKVDKNFALLQDLQSDLKNIKLDITKLNGAYDQDLVLVKRIFNPRNKFKASIIEVLSKNENDILVYVNDNKLISIKEQILLSHKNIQKVCKAYKNFDVLLLDSKTFDVKKHLGNIKDAKIDETLSLYIYKQIHRANFELEVNVEMKDDEKRKDLTSLAFCTIDPSSAKDHDDAIFYDKDKNILYVAIADVSYFVKEGSVIDKAASKKAVSMYLPNKVLPMLPFALSEELCSLVEGVNRYAYVFKIFLDNNYAVTKSEVFEAIIKSQKKFAYEDIDAFLEGKNRSNNECEKNILSYITPLYELTKIIRERRLKKGYDFRTVENRLKLNDKQELEQIITEESTASHQLVEECMLLANIEASKKVANIAIYRIHEEPSFKDISKLIDDVNILGIKAKMGSSVHDTILKIQKLAYDSSIRADVDELIIQAQTQAKYSSKNLGHFGLGFLSYSHFTSPIRRYSDLVLHRMLKTKQVPANIDDICDYISNEERLVDVVVWNLEARKYARWANKNIGRECKAVIVNEDKCLAKLSNDMPGLRVSLDNYKGAKLFSKIKVIIKEVDLVSTKIIASIKY
- a CDS encoding divergent polysaccharide deacetylase family protein, with the translated sequence MPKRKYSKKKRKPTKKKIKILNLILLMVFISITASIIAYTILLQKTNITTQTNSNTKHINTQLQDKKELEQYRQERLEKYQQQLQLNTILNTEEISDNNIIKEIKEKLKNNQTTGFVTIEEKDYLTVIKKENLIKKEKPQLVIIIDDVSSSFQVKDILALNHHITMSFLPPTAAHANSALIAKPLDFFMIHIPLEAKSTFKFQEKDTLNMNDSYETIENYIQKIRQWYPKGLYINNHTGSQFTANDVAMDKLYKALKKHHFIFVDSRTTSKSLAKKYSLKYQMPFIARNIFLDNEQNFSYIQNQLKKAINIAKRKGSAIAIGHPYPITIKVLKESEHLFKDIELVYLNESLKK
- a CDS encoding DNA-protecting protein DprA, which codes for MKHLTQDIKEFSVLKKYPSPIYYIGNTALLKNRKISIVGSRRPSSYTQALTYELSSKLSQRGITIVSGAAMGVDSLAHNATYDFNTIAVMANALNIRYPSVNSSLIKHIEKKGLCLSAYPKDEKARAYTFVQRNEWVVALGEVLIITQAELNSGSLRSFEFAQKQNKKVFVLAHRIGESLGTQDLIIQNKAEVIYDIDDFVNRYKIEEENKDEILLFCKYGINMQLALEKFGNKIYEYELEGKIYSKNGIIYPK